In Penaeus chinensis breed Huanghai No. 1 chromosome 19, ASM1920278v2, whole genome shotgun sequence, a single genomic region encodes these proteins:
- the LOC125035083 gene encoding doublesex- and mab-3-related transcription factor 2-like isoform X1 — protein sequence MAMGPRKKADFFNRGRVVTVVFSGYEFESDADEPAEGFSSHEPLLEAPGYDPDPAHSLEGGQYHDSTSYGGGFCPYQPQKHATYEVSQPGLDPEAPYQYATPQYPGPSGYSLPCQDEGSHAAAGGSLDSAGGARAWCASAEQEGEKKKGKRAQTCRLCANHGLVVEMKGHKLYCKYQKPHDCAKCEITLQRRYYTAAQQRITRTQQLQLQEGQEPVQAGLPPSPANPREFPRLPELLQDCDNIIDESLFARINEVVRPRSHHPH from the exons ATGGCGATGGGGCCGCGGAAGAAAGCGGACTTCTTCAACAGAGGTCGAG TTGTCACGGTCGTTTTTTCAGGATACGAATTCGAGAGTGATGCTGACGAGCCCGCAGAAGGGTTCTCCAGCCATGAACCTCTCCTGGAGGCGCCGGGCTATGACCCCGACCCGGCTCACAGCCTGGAGGGCGGTCAGTACCACGACTCCACGAGCTACGGAGGAGGCTTCTGTCCATACCAGCCGCAGAAGCACGCGACCTACGAAGTGTCTCAGCCAGGCCTTGATCCCGAGGCACCCTACCAGTATGCGACCCCGCAGTACCCGGGGCCCTCGGGCTACTCGCTGCCGTGTCAGGACGAAGGGTCTCACGCTGCCGCGGGGGGATCCCTGGACTCGGCGGGCGGGGCGCGGGCGTGGTGCGCGTCCgcagagcaagagggggagaagaagaaggggaagcggGCGCAGACCTGCCGCCTTTGCGCCAACCACGGCCTTGTGGTGGAGATGAAGGGCCACAAACTCTACTGCAAGTACCAGAAGCCCCACGATTGCGCCAAGTGTGAGATCACCCTCCAGCGACGCTACTACACGGCTGCTCAGCAACGCATCACCAGAACTCAGCAGCTACAGCTCCAGGAAGGCCAGGAGCCAGTACAGGCAGGTCTTCCGCCTTCCCCTGCCAACCCGAGGGAATTTCCCCGCCTCCCGGAGCTGCTGCAGGACTGCGACAATATCATCGACGAATCCCTGTTTGCCCGCATCAACGAAGTCGTGCGACCTCGCTCTCACCACCCGCACtga
- the LOC125035083 gene encoding doublesex- and mab-3-related transcription factor 2-like isoform X2 codes for MAMGPRKKADFFNRGRGYEFESDADEPAEGFSSHEPLLEAPGYDPDPAHSLEGGQYHDSTSYGGGFCPYQPQKHATYEVSQPGLDPEAPYQYATPQYPGPSGYSLPCQDEGSHAAAGGSLDSAGGARAWCASAEQEGEKKKGKRAQTCRLCANHGLVVEMKGHKLYCKYQKPHDCAKCEITLQRRYYTAAQQRITRTQQLQLQEGQEPVQAGLPPSPANPREFPRLPELLQDCDNIIDESLFARINEVVRPRSHHPH; via the exons ATGGCGATGGGGCCGCGGAAGAAAGCGGACTTCTTCAACAGAGGTCGAG GATACGAATTCGAGAGTGATGCTGACGAGCCCGCAGAAGGGTTCTCCAGCCATGAACCTCTCCTGGAGGCGCCGGGCTATGACCCCGACCCGGCTCACAGCCTGGAGGGCGGTCAGTACCACGACTCCACGAGCTACGGAGGAGGCTTCTGTCCATACCAGCCGCAGAAGCACGCGACCTACGAAGTGTCTCAGCCAGGCCTTGATCCCGAGGCACCCTACCAGTATGCGACCCCGCAGTACCCGGGGCCCTCGGGCTACTCGCTGCCGTGTCAGGACGAAGGGTCTCACGCTGCCGCGGGGGGATCCCTGGACTCGGCGGGCGGGGCGCGGGCGTGGTGCGCGTCCgcagagcaagagggggagaagaagaaggggaagcggGCGCAGACCTGCCGCCTTTGCGCCAACCACGGCCTTGTGGTGGAGATGAAGGGCCACAAACTCTACTGCAAGTACCAGAAGCCCCACGATTGCGCCAAGTGTGAGATCACCCTCCAGCGACGCTACTACACGGCTGCTCAGCAACGCATCACCAGAACTCAGCAGCTACAGCTCCAGGAAGGCCAGGAGCCAGTACAGGCAGGTCTTCCGCCTTCCCCTGCCAACCCGAGGGAATTTCCCCGCCTCCCGGAGCTGCTGCAGGACTGCGACAATATCATCGACGAATCCCTGTTTGCCCGCATCAACGAAGTCGTGCGACCTCGCTCTCACCACCCGCACtga